From the genome of Gemmatimonas phototrophica, one region includes:
- a CDS encoding MerR family transcriptional regulator, whose amino-acid sequence MAESPVPLLRAHARHAPWNARGLAAHAAALVDSAGVKPTNASARAMPSARAVRFYVANGLLDRPEGAGTAATYGYRHLLQLLAIKIRQREGQTLDAIKAEMKETTGDALERRVAASLAPALSLSAEPVQKNGNPVAAWRRITIADGVELHVRDDSPAAEDDTVVALRDTLRRQLGV is encoded by the coding sequence ATGGCCGAGTCTCCTGTACCGCTCCTTCGCGCGCACGCGCGCCACGCCCCGTGGAATGCCCGCGGGCTCGCCGCACATGCTGCGGCCCTCGTCGATTCTGCCGGCGTCAAGCCCACGAACGCGTCGGCACGGGCCATGCCCAGTGCGCGCGCTGTGCGCTTCTATGTAGCCAACGGCCTGCTCGATCGCCCGGAAGGCGCCGGCACCGCCGCGACCTACGGCTATCGACATCTGCTGCAGCTGCTCGCCATCAAGATCCGGCAGCGCGAAGGGCAAACGCTCGACGCCATCAAGGCCGAGATGAAGGAGACCACCGGCGACGCGCTCGAACGTCGGGTCGCGGCGTCGCTCGCACCGGCGCTCTCGCTCTCCGCCGAACCGGTGCAGAAAAACGGCAACCCCGTGGCCGCCTGGCGACGCATCACCATTGCCGACGGCGTGGAGCTGCATGTGCGCGACGACTCACCGGCCGCCGAAGACGACACCGTCGTGGCGTTACGGGACACCCTG
- a CDS encoding sigma-54-dependent transcriptional regulator: MMLSILVVDDDDTVRGTLVEFFETFGYTARGAATASQGRQFAAEHAPDVVLLDLRLPDANGIVALDALLADDPELAVIVLTGHADVQTAVKAMHHGAADLLEKPVDLEALAAAVERAAKRGRLQQEVAVLRAHARADAPSAPSLAPTIDDLIDLAARNADAPVLLQGETGTGKGYVARQIHDRSARNQSPFVEINCASLSTTFFESELFGHERGAFTDARQAKRGLLEVAGDGTIFLDEIAELSSDVQPRLLKVLEERTFRRLGGTTSLRSNARVIGATHQPLADAVADRRFRADLYYRLQVLTLTLPPLRARPDEILPMAHSFLLKGANLTRAAEEALVAYRWPGNIRELKNTLWRAAILAEHAPIDVVHLGLPSDSAATAPPRAPTAPRTLEEAERDTIRLALDAYDGNRSAAARSLGIARSTLLEKLKKFGL, encoded by the coding sequence ATGATGCTGTCTATCCTCGTCGTGGACGACGACGACACCGTTCGGGGGACGCTGGTCGAATTCTTCGAGACCTTCGGCTACACCGCCCGCGGGGCCGCCACGGCTTCGCAGGGCAGACAGTTCGCCGCCGAACATGCACCAGACGTCGTACTGCTCGACCTGCGGCTCCCCGACGCCAACGGTATCGTGGCCCTCGACGCCTTGCTCGCCGATGACCCCGAACTCGCGGTCATTGTGCTCACCGGCCACGCCGATGTGCAGACCGCGGTGAAAGCCATGCACCACGGCGCCGCCGATCTGCTCGAGAAGCCCGTTGACCTCGAAGCGCTCGCCGCCGCCGTGGAAAGGGCCGCCAAACGCGGTCGCCTCCAGCAGGAAGTCGCCGTCCTGCGGGCCCACGCGCGCGCCGACGCCCCCTCCGCCCCGTCCCTCGCCCCCACCATCGACGATCTCATCGACCTGGCCGCCCGCAACGCCGACGCTCCAGTGCTCCTGCAAGGGGAAACTGGTACCGGCAAGGGCTACGTGGCCCGGCAGATTCACGATCGTTCGGCACGAAACCAATCGCCGTTCGTGGAGATCAACTGCGCGTCGCTCTCCACCACCTTCTTTGAAAGCGAGCTGTTTGGGCACGAGCGCGGCGCCTTCACCGACGCCCGCCAGGCCAAGCGCGGCCTCCTCGAAGTGGCTGGCGATGGCACCATCTTCCTCGATGAAATCGCCGAATTGAGCAGCGACGTACAGCCTCGGCTGCTCAAGGTTCTCGAGGAACGCACCTTCCGACGCCTGGGCGGCACCACCTCACTGCGCTCAAACGCCCGCGTCATTGGCGCCACCCACCAGCCCCTCGCTGACGCCGTCGCCGACCGCCGTTTTCGCGCCGACCTCTATTACCGGCTGCAGGTGCTCACCCTCACCCTGCCGCCGCTGCGCGCCCGCCCGGACGAAATTCTTCCCATGGCGCACAGCTTTCTGCTGAAAGGCGCCAACCTCACCCGCGCCGCCGAAGAGGCCCTCGTCGCCTACCGCTGGCCGGGCAATATCCGCGAGCTCAAAAACACCCTCTGGCGCGCCGCCATCCTCGCCGAGCACGCGCCCATTGATGTGGTGCACCTGGGGCTCCCCAGCGACAGCGCGGCCACCGCGCCCCCTCGCGCCCCCACCGCCCCGCGCACCCTCGAGGAAGCCGAACGCGACACCATTCGCCTCGCCCTCGACGCCTACGACGGCAACCGCTCCGCCGCCGCCCGTTCCCTCGGCATTGCCCGCTCCACCCTGCTCGAAAAGCTCAAGAAATTCGGGCTGTAG
- a CDS encoding GAF domain-containing sensor histidine kinase, translated as MTVTTPQVTTSVAAAAAPADLLPVLTRFARDLASHALTKDELFGRLADTGRTLFEAEGAAVVEMVDDEHYVVVAPSGTLSALAGRRLALKQGASIFRDVIRHRRAEYMNDAEGNPRLNPEVQRLVGMRQLAVAPIVRDGAVIAMLTAVNPASGAVDEHLLALLEYLAAQGAVVLRTEQLLQRAHQATDEARSRAEDAARAANANAVLAASARAFANAPNRDALYASLAAVLVNELHAVGYAVYEANPRLRTARFETQWGVTNANAEQIAANFWHTALGDIVSSGEPVFVSEFSNAEENTLLHVSLQESGVHSAALLPLLIEERAQGLLSVRFSGAHVFDEGEKQLLADITAQFALAFRNTMYVDEVERRAHRLRVLARAQQQLTQLASEDSLPNGIAEAVDLVLPSRSCDVFTMSGTELRRVVRLENGTMVSSDIAPIADLTLARLTADTGISRLASHLYAGPDAPRGTTELCAAVRFGHRSAGVIRLMSAADHPFDAQDLDLITIIARHAGTAVETARLFSLQDLQRQRAEGAAELARVTLEAVNLEDGAAELLAVLDRNVPSIGKAIGVARGRDGLVEYISGSGTLDTLRGVRPLAADPLGQVARDGKPMEFASLRQATSGDVQTLVPDEWGYLVPLLARDRVLGVLLVSAPKAAPLLRRDRITLERLSSSLALAIDALLLDEEERLSREREHLLATALTTINHPIFILDRLGVRYANPAAAREYGWSQSELMEMRFEDLVVGEDARESVDMRSGVVASGVRLSNDVHRRLDGTEFPAVVTVSPLTGHDGDVLGQVVSVRNVSQDRRLEEQLRTTEKMVALGELVAGVAHEINNPLTGISAFAQILLEEELGDEQRESVQLIKQESDRAKGVINDLLLFARKTERGSGPVDVNSVIEQTIRLRSYPLRNAKVSLKLELDPQHPLVSGDSQKLQQVLLNIISNAEHAMHERSERTLTLRTARDGDQVSIYATDTGKGMPAEIIRRIFEPFFSTKPAGIGTGLGLSVAYGIINAHGGTITVDSEPDVGTTVTIVLPALAV; from the coding sequence GTGACCGTGACCACTCCGCAGGTCACCACCAGCGTCGCCGCGGCTGCCGCTCCGGCTGACCTGCTGCCAGTCCTCACGCGCTTTGCGCGCGACCTGGCCAGCCACGCGCTGACCAAAGACGAACTTTTCGGTCGCCTCGCGGACACCGGGCGGACGCTCTTTGAGGCCGAGGGGGCGGCGGTCGTAGAAATGGTGGACGACGAGCACTACGTCGTCGTCGCCCCCAGCGGAACGCTCTCCGCGCTGGCCGGGCGTCGCCTGGCCCTCAAACAGGGCGCGTCCATCTTCCGCGACGTCATCCGGCATCGCCGCGCCGAGTACATGAACGACGCGGAGGGCAACCCGCGACTCAACCCCGAGGTGCAGCGCCTGGTGGGGATGCGGCAGCTGGCCGTGGCGCCCATTGTGCGCGATGGGGCGGTGATTGCCATGCTCACGGCAGTGAACCCGGCCAGTGGGGCGGTGGATGAGCACCTCCTGGCGCTGCTCGAGTATCTCGCCGCGCAGGGGGCCGTCGTGCTGCGCACCGAACAGCTGTTGCAGCGGGCGCACCAAGCCACCGATGAGGCCCGCTCCCGCGCCGAGGACGCGGCTCGCGCCGCCAATGCCAATGCCGTGTTGGCCGCGTCGGCCCGGGCCTTCGCCAACGCCCCCAACCGTGATGCTCTGTACGCCAGTCTCGCCGCTGTCCTCGTCAACGAACTGCATGCCGTTGGCTATGCCGTGTACGAAGCCAATCCCCGCCTTCGTACGGCGCGCTTCGAAACCCAGTGGGGGGTGACCAACGCGAACGCCGAGCAGATCGCCGCGAACTTCTGGCACACGGCCCTCGGCGATATCGTCAGCTCGGGCGAGCCGGTCTTCGTGTCGGAATTCTCCAACGCCGAGGAAAACACCCTCCTGCACGTCTCCCTGCAGGAGTCCGGCGTGCACTCGGCGGCGCTGCTGCCACTCCTCATTGAGGAGCGCGCACAGGGGCTGTTGTCGGTCCGCTTCTCCGGCGCGCACGTTTTTGATGAAGGGGAAAAGCAGCTGCTGGCAGACATCACTGCGCAGTTTGCCCTCGCCTTTCGCAACACCATGTACGTGGACGAGGTGGAGCGGCGTGCGCATCGGCTCAGGGTGCTAGCCCGGGCCCAGCAACAGCTCACCCAGCTGGCCAGCGAAGACAGTCTCCCCAACGGGATTGCCGAAGCGGTGGACCTGGTGCTCCCCAGTCGCAGCTGCGATGTGTTCACCATGTCCGGAACGGAGCTGCGACGCGTGGTGCGCCTCGAGAACGGCACCATGGTCAGCAGTGACATCGCGCCCATCGCCGACCTCACGCTCGCGCGACTGACCGCCGACACCGGCATTTCACGCCTCGCCTCGCATCTGTACGCGGGGCCGGATGCGCCACGAGGGACGACGGAACTGTGTGCCGCCGTGCGCTTTGGGCACCGCAGCGCCGGCGTGATCCGGCTGATGTCTGCGGCAGATCATCCGTTTGATGCGCAGGATCTCGATCTCATCACAATCATTGCCCGCCACGCCGGCACGGCGGTGGAAACGGCCCGGCTGTTCTCGCTGCAGGATCTGCAGCGGCAGCGGGCTGAGGGCGCCGCCGAACTGGCGCGGGTCACACTGGAGGCGGTGAATCTGGAGGACGGGGCAGCGGAGCTGCTGGCCGTCCTCGACCGCAACGTCCCGTCCATCGGGAAAGCCATTGGCGTGGCGCGAGGGCGCGACGGCTTGGTGGAGTACATCTCCGGCAGTGGCACCCTGGACACCCTGCGGGGGGTGCGACCGTTGGCGGCGGATCCCCTGGGGCAGGTGGCACGCGACGGCAAGCCCATGGAGTTTGCGTCGCTGCGTCAGGCCACCTCGGGAGACGTGCAGACGCTGGTCCCCGATGAATGGGGCTATCTGGTGCCACTGCTGGCGCGCGATCGTGTGTTGGGGGTGTTGCTGGTGTCCGCTCCCAAGGCCGCGCCGCTGCTGCGCCGCGACCGCATCACCCTGGAGCGACTGTCGTCGTCGCTGGCGCTGGCCATTGATGCCCTGCTGCTGGACGAAGAAGAACGACTCTCCCGCGAGCGCGAACATCTGCTGGCCACCGCGCTCACCACCATCAACCACCCCATTTTCATTCTCGACCGGCTGGGCGTGCGCTATGCCAATCCGGCCGCCGCGCGGGAGTACGGCTGGTCGCAGTCGGAGCTCATGGAGATGCGCTTCGAGGATCTGGTGGTGGGCGAAGATGCCCGCGAAAGTGTTGACATGCGCAGCGGCGTGGTGGCGTCGGGCGTTCGGCTCTCCAACGATGTGCACCGGCGGCTGGATGGCACGGAGTTTCCCGCCGTGGTCACGGTGAGCCCGCTCACCGGACACGATGGCGACGTGCTGGGGCAGGTCGTGAGCGTGCGGAACGTGAGCCAGGACCGCCGGCTGGAAGAACAGTTGCGGACCACGGAGAAGATGGTCGCGCTCGGCGAACTGGTGGCGGGGGTCGCCCACGAAATCAACAACCCGCTCACCGGCATTTCCGCGTTCGCGCAGATCCTGCTGGAAGAGGAGCTGGGCGACGAACAGCGCGAGTCGGTGCAGCTCATCAAGCAGGAGAGCGACCGGGCCAAGGGCGTCATCAACGATCTGCTGCTGTTTGCGCGTAAGACGGAGCGGGGGAGCGGACCGGTGGATGTGAACAGCGTGATCGAACAAACCATCCGGCTTCGTTCCTATCCGCTGCGCAACGCCAAGGTGTCGCTCAAGCTCGAACTCGACCCCCAGCATCCGCTGGTGAGCGGCGATTCGCAGAAGCTGCAGCAGGTGCTGCTCAATATCATCAGCAACGCCGAACACGCCATGCACGAGCGCAGTGAACGTACCCTCACACTGCGCACCGCCCGCGACGGCGATCAGGTCAGCATTTACGCCACGGATACGGGGAAGGGCATGCCGGCGGAGATCATCCGTCGCATTTTCGAACCGTTCTTCAGCACCAAGCCCGCGGGCATCGGCACCGGGCTGGGGCTGAGCGTGGCGTACGGTATCATCAACGCCCACGGGGGCACCATTACCGTGGACTCCGAACCCGACGTCGGGACAACAGTCACCATCGTGCTTCCGGCCCTCGCTGTATGA
- a CDS encoding alpha/beta fold hydrolase — translation MSTLPNPLGGERRFYAWRGWKVAYVVRGHGEPLVFIHSIHAAAWNAEWRQNVPALSEQHTCYAIDLLGFGASDRPPIPYTAELYISLVHDFLRDVVGTPAHLVGSSLGGTYAVAVAHANPELVRSVVAIGPAGVSRLFNVGGAAGTAVQALFRTAVPGRALFSALVSRASIKFFLKDIYAFGLDRMAEHLYWISANQPNARFAPAAFVGMRLNHDIRQSIGQLQVPLLLVWGTQASQTPYKESAQVRAAAPAAMFAPQHAGDLPHDETPDAFNAVVLGFTAPATPAAV, via the coding sequence ATGAGTACCCTCCCGAATCCGCTTGGAGGGGAACGCCGCTTCTATGCGTGGCGAGGCTGGAAGGTGGCCTACGTCGTTCGTGGCCACGGTGAACCTCTCGTCTTCATCCACTCCATCCATGCCGCGGCATGGAACGCCGAGTGGCGCCAGAACGTACCGGCGCTCAGCGAGCAGCACACCTGCTACGCCATCGACCTGTTGGGCTTTGGGGCCTCCGATCGCCCGCCCATACCGTACACCGCCGAACTATACATCAGCCTCGTTCACGATTTCCTCCGGGACGTCGTCGGTACGCCGGCGCACCTCGTAGGGTCCTCCCTCGGCGGGACCTACGCCGTGGCAGTGGCCCACGCGAACCCGGAACTCGTGCGCAGCGTAGTGGCCATTGGCCCCGCCGGCGTGTCGCGACTCTTCAACGTGGGCGGCGCCGCTGGTACCGCCGTGCAGGCGCTCTTCCGTACCGCCGTTCCCGGACGTGCGCTCTTCAGCGCCCTCGTCTCGCGAGCCAGCATCAAGTTCTTCCTCAAGGACATCTACGCCTTCGGCCTCGATCGCATGGCCGAGCATCTGTACTGGATCAGCGCCAACCAGCCCAACGCGCGGTTCGCCCCGGCCGCGTTTGTGGGCATGCGCCTCAATCACGACATCCGGCAGAGCATCGGGCAGCTGCAGGTCCCGCTGCTCCTGGTGTGGGGCACGCAGGCCAGCCAGACTCCGTACAAGGAATCGGCCCAGGTGCGTGCCGCCGCCCCCGCCGCGATGTTCGCCCCGCAGCACGCCGGCGACCTCCCGCACGACGAAACGCCCGACGCATTCAACGCCGTTGTCCTCGGCTTCACGGCACCGGCAACCCCCGCCGCCGTCTAA
- a CDS encoding HD domain-containing phosphohydrolase codes for MDHTTSPHLEPNGAVQAIEAAVAATVDHSLRRILVVDDETTIRLALSRFLRTRGFEVETADSGVAALEALQRQRFSLMLCDLRMPGLSGLEVVPKALLADQDLGVIMLTAVNDATSATEALSNGAFDYLTKPVELPDLQAAVERAMMRRMRTMERRAVDRMIREEVSLRTLQLEREKGALRELTVSVAETLINAMEAKDLYLRGHSQRVAELGAAIAAELGEGAHVVELIHTAGRLHDVGKIGIREAVLNKNGPLTVDEFAHVKDHVKIGLEILQPLHHLGDALHFIRDHHEHWDGGGYPHGRAGEEISIGGRVLTAADAFDALTSKRAYRDPMTAGTTLEYLATQAGRLLEPRIYDALRVVITRGDVPGMPRVS; via the coding sequence ATGGACCACACCACGTCTCCGCACCTCGAACCCAATGGCGCAGTGCAGGCCATTGAAGCCGCGGTGGCGGCCACGGTCGATCACTCGCTGCGCCGCATTCTGGTGGTGGACGACGAGACCACCATTCGCCTGGCGCTCAGTCGGTTTCTGCGCACGCGCGGCTTTGAAGTGGAGACGGCCGACAGCGGCGTGGCGGCGCTGGAAGCGTTGCAGCGCCAGCGCTTCTCGCTCATGCTCTGCGATCTGCGCATGCCTGGGCTGAGTGGCCTTGAGGTGGTCCCCAAGGCGCTGCTGGCCGATCAGGATCTGGGCGTCATCATGCTCACCGCGGTCAACGACGCCACCAGCGCCACCGAGGCGCTCTCCAACGGCGCTTTCGACTACCTCACCAAGCCCGTGGAGCTCCCCGACCTGCAGGCCGCCGTGGAGCGGGCCATGATGCGCCGCATGCGCACCATGGAGCGTCGGGCGGTGGACCGGATGATCCGCGAAGAGGTGTCGCTGCGCACCCTGCAGCTGGAGCGCGAAAAAGGGGCGCTGCGTGAACTCACGGTGAGCGTGGCGGAAACGCTCATCAACGCCATGGAAGCCAAGGACCTGTACCTGCGCGGCCACTCCCAGCGGGTGGCGGAGTTGGGCGCGGCCATCGCGGCCGAATTGGGGGAAGGCGCCCACGTCGTGGAGCTGATCCATACCGCCGGCCGCCTGCACGATGTGGGGAAGATCGGCATCCGCGAAGCCGTGCTCAACAAAAACGGCCCGCTCACCGTCGACGAGTTCGCCCACGTCAAAGACCATGTGAAAATCGGCCTCGAGATTCTGCAGCCCCTGCACCACCTCGGCGACGCGCTGCACTTCATCCGCGACCACCACGAACACTGGGACGGCGGCGGCTACCCCCACGGCCGGGCCGGCGAGGAGATCTCGATTGGCGGGCGTGTCCTTACCGCGGCCGACGCCTTCGATGCCCTGACCTCCAAGCGCGCCTACCGCGACCCCATGACCGCCGGCACCACGCTCGAATACCTCGCCACCCAGGCGGGGCGCCTGTTGGAGCCGCGCATTTACGACGCGCTGCGGGTCGTGATCACACGCGGCGACGTCCCGGGAATGCCCAGGGTCTCCTGA
- a CDS encoding response regulator: MKTEAAVKSVLVVEDEQSIRDILVELFEVDGNAITSAELLPEALDKLRTQRFDLIVTDLRLGGKRDGGLQVMALAGMLSPDAMVLVLTAYPDDSNRQASFRLGALHFLEKPVDLATIANYAATVGVRTAFATSLSE, translated from the coding sequence ATGAAAACCGAAGCAGCAGTGAAGTCCGTGCTGGTCGTCGAGGATGAACAGAGCATTCGCGATATCCTCGTCGAACTGTTTGAAGTAGATGGGAACGCGATAACGTCCGCGGAGCTTCTTCCTGAGGCGTTGGACAAGCTCCGAACACAGCGTTTCGATCTGATCGTGACGGACCTGCGCCTTGGCGGAAAGCGTGACGGAGGGCTGCAGGTCATGGCCCTCGCCGGCATGCTCTCGCCAGATGCGATGGTACTCGTCCTGACGGCGTACCCCGACGACTCCAATCGTCAGGCGTCGTTCCGACTGGGCGCGCTGCACTTCCTCGAAAAGCCAGTGGACCTCGCTACGATTGCTAATTACGCGGCAACGGTTGGTGTCCGAACGGCCTTCGCGACTAGTCTCAGCGAGTAA
- a CDS encoding ATP-binding protein, translating to MNVTTEQPSFARRLLDALPFTIWSVDLEGRITATNNTWSRFAEDNGAPAIASESAVIGCSVFSSVADDASREQIAHAMELLKDGQVSTVRWEFPCSSPDEERVFLMQVSALRENDVVTGFVFATVDITPSHRSREALINTGIALAEAISLDRVYEEVALQLKRAIPSTGFVIAIADDESGRFEIAHRQGYAAYTPDEIELRLSRAWLDALATSNVVREATPNGLEITAPLVSAEGVLGALTLYAEPLESESAIEETERVLAVIAAQTAVAIERAWLVRRVESKRRLEAIGEVAAGVAHELRNPLFGISSAAQLLRFRSREDPVVEKNVGRILREVERLNKMVTSLLEFGRPNAVHLQPADPEVVWDDILEGERARLDTHRLTIKRLRPASPVRSMLDAEQLGQVFRNILVNACDAAPEGTELLLATQVSPVGGWRCRLTNGGPPIPAEVLPHVFEFFYSTKAGGTGIGLALCQRIMDEHGGTISIDSQHDTGTTLTLTLPATAAT from the coding sequence GTGAACGTCACCACCGAGCAGCCGTCGTTCGCACGGCGGCTGCTCGATGCGCTCCCCTTTACGATCTGGTCGGTCGATCTCGAAGGGCGCATCACCGCGACCAACAACACCTGGTCGCGCTTCGCGGAAGACAACGGAGCACCCGCCATCGCGTCGGAATCGGCCGTGATCGGGTGCTCTGTGTTCTCCAGCGTCGCCGACGACGCCTCGCGCGAGCAGATCGCGCACGCCATGGAACTGCTCAAGGACGGCCAGGTCTCCACCGTCCGCTGGGAATTCCCCTGCAGCTCCCCCGACGAGGAACGCGTCTTCCTCATGCAGGTCTCGGCGCTCCGCGAAAACGACGTCGTGACCGGCTTTGTCTTTGCCACCGTCGATATCACGCCCAGCCACCGCTCGCGCGAAGCCCTCATCAATACCGGCATCGCGCTCGCCGAAGCCATCTCGCTCGACCGCGTCTACGAGGAAGTCGCGCTGCAGCTCAAGCGCGCCATCCCCTCCACCGGCTTCGTCATCGCCATTGCCGACGACGAATCGGGGCGGTTCGAGATCGCCCATCGGCAGGGATACGCCGCCTACACCCCCGACGAGATCGAGCTGCGCCTCTCCCGCGCCTGGCTCGACGCCCTCGCCACCAGCAACGTGGTGCGCGAAGCCACCCCCAACGGGCTCGAAATCACCGCGCCGCTGGTCAGCGCCGAGGGAGTGCTGGGCGCCCTCACCCTCTACGCCGAACCGCTGGAGTCGGAATCGGCGATCGAGGAAACCGAACGGGTGCTCGCCGTGATCGCGGCCCAGACCGCCGTAGCCATCGAACGCGCCTGGCTGGTGCGGCGCGTTGAGTCCAAGCGCCGCCTTGAAGCCATTGGCGAAGTGGCCGCCGGCGTGGCCCACGAACTGCGCAACCCGCTCTTTGGGATCTCCTCGGCGGCGCAGCTCCTCCGCTTCCGCTCCCGCGAAGACCCGGTGGTGGAGAAGAACGTGGGGCGCATTCTGCGCGAGGTGGAACGGCTCAACAAGATGGTCACCTCGCTGCTCGAATTCGGACGCCCCAACGCGGTGCACCTGCAACCGGCCGACCCCGAGGTGGTCTGGGACGACATCCTCGAAGGCGAACGTGCCCGCCTGGACACCCATCGCCTCACCATCAAACGCCTGCGGCCGGCCAGCCCGGTGCGCAGCATGCTCGACGCCGAACAGTTGGGGCAGGTGTTTCGCAACATCCTGGTCAACGCCTGCGACGCCGCCCCCGAAGGCACCGAACTGCTGCTCGCCACCCAGGTCTCCCCCGTGGGCGGCTGGCGCTGCCGCCTCACCAACGGCGGGCCCCCTATCCCGGCCGAAGTGCTGCCGCACGTCTTTGAGTTCTTCTACTCCACCAAGGCCGGTGGCACAGGCATTGGCCTCGCCCTCTGCCAGCGCATCATGGACGAACACGGCGGCACCATCAGCATCGACAGCCAGCACGATACCGGCACCACCCTCACGCTGACCCTGCCAGCCACGGCAGCGACGTGA
- a CDS encoding zinc-ribbon domain-containing protein — protein MTPPNPSAGAGFCAACGAALSAGARFCHRCGTPLGQGLPVAQKAAQPGGVAAVLPWGVAFVALLALIAMVAGKNFGAAKGSAVDGSANSLPTQAIDGQGAPAGAPFAGGAGGAGAPNIANLSPSERANRLYTRIMEYAEFGKVDSVAFFAPMALASHEMLESPTADERYHFGRIAEVTNNPAVAKAQADTILQGQPENLLGLLLAARAARMTQDNATAKGFDQRLLKVLAAQLATQLEDYQVHRAEIDRAVADAQK, from the coding sequence ATGACTCCTCCAAATCCTTCCGCTGGCGCTGGGTTCTGCGCCGCCTGTGGGGCCGCCCTGTCCGCAGGCGCCCGCTTCTGCCACCGCTGTGGCACCCCCCTCGGCCAGGGCCTCCCCGTCGCGCAGAAGGCCGCGCAGCCGGGTGGCGTCGCCGCCGTGCTCCCCTGGGGCGTGGCCTTTGTCGCCCTGCTGGCCCTGATCGCCATGGTCGCCGGCAAGAACTTCGGCGCCGCCAAGGGATCGGCCGTGGACGGCTCAGCCAACTCGCTCCCCACCCAGGCCATCGACGGGCAGGGGGCCCCCGCGGGCGCCCCCTTCGCCGGTGGAGCGGGCGGCGCCGGCGCTCCCAACATTGCCAACCTTTCCCCCAGCGAGCGCGCCAACCGCCTCTACACCCGTATTATGGAATACGCGGAGTTCGGAAAGGTGGACTCGGTGGCCTTCTTCGCCCCTATGGCGCTGGCGTCGCACGAAATGCTCGAAAGCCCCACCGCCGACGAGCGCTATCACTTCGGCCGGATTGCCGAAGTGACCAACAACCCGGCCGTCGCCAAGGCCCAGGCCGACACCATTCTGCAGGGGCAGCCCGAAAACCTGCTCGGCCTGCTGCTGGCCGCTCGCGCGGCCCGCATGACCCAGGACAACGCCACCGCCAAGGGTTTCGATCAGCGCCTGCTCAAGGTGCTGGCGGCGCAACTCGCCACCCAGCTTGAGGACTACCAGGTCCACCGCGCCGAGATCGATCGCGCCGTCGCCGACGCGCAAAAGTAG